Proteins from a genomic interval of Colletes latitarsis isolate SP2378_abdomen chromosome 3, iyColLati1, whole genome shotgun sequence:
- the Ggamma1 gene encoding guanine nucleotide-binding protein subunit gamma-1, translating to MDMVITNLQQQRQTTEQLRREAALKRITVSKAVEDIMKYITEHEQEDCLLVGFSSQKSNPFREKSSCTIF from the coding sequence ATGGATATGGTGATCACGAATTTGCAACAACAACGTCAAACTACGGAGCAATTGCGTCGCGAAGCAGCTTTGAAGCGAATCACAGTCAGCAAAGCTGTGGAGGATATTATGAAGTACATCACAGAACATGAACAAGAGGATTGTCTCTTGGTTGGTTTCTCATCGCAAAAGTCTAATCCCTTTCGTGAAAAAAGTTCATGTACCATTTTTTAA
- the Cct8 gene encoding chaperonin containing TCP1 subunit 8 → MAMHIPKAPGMAQMLKEGARYFAGLEEAVYRNISVCKQFAQTVRTAYGPNGMNKMVINHIEKLFVTNDAATIVNELEVEHPAAKLLVLTSKMQEAEVGDGTNFVIIFAGALLEAAEELLRLGITTSEIVEGYEASLEKALEILPTLVCYEIKDYRDEKAVKVGIKTSVMSKQYGNEDHLASLITQACVSILPEKTTFNVDNVRVCKILGSGLSSSEVVQGMVFKRQVEGDIIKKDNAKIAVYTCAVDIVQTETKGTVLIKSADELMKFSRGEESLLETQMKTIADSGVSVIVSGGKFGDMALHYMNKYNLMAVRIPSKFDIRRLCKTVGATALPKLIPPSKEELGYADSVCIDEIGDTMIVKFVLNDKESRVSTIIVRGSTENYIDDIERAIDDGVNTFKGLTRDGRFLPGAGATEIELASQLITYADTLPGLEQYAARRFATALEVFPKTIAENSGCHASELLSKLYAAHKEGKKTYGFDIDHKGAALLDTTEAEILDLYLTKEWGLKYAVGVACTIIKIDEIIMAKRAGGPKVPGGGVRDDDE, encoded by the exons ATGGCTATGCACATACCAAAGGCACCGGGCATGGCCCAAATGCTCAAAGAAGGAGCCCGT TATTTTGCAGGTTTAGAAGAAGCAGTGTATAGAAATATATCAGTATGTAAGCAATTTGCACAAACTGTAAGGACTGCTTATGGTCCAAATGGTATGAATAAAATGGTTATTAATcacattgaaaaattatttgttacCAATGATGCTGCAACAATCGTTAATGAATTGGAAGTTGAACATCCAGCTGCTAAATTGTTAGTCTTAACATCAAAAATGCAAGAAGCAGAAGTTGGTGATGGAACAAATTTCGTTATAATTTTTGCTGGAGCTCTTTTAGAAGCTGCAGAGGAATTACTTCGTttg GGAATTACTACATCTGAAATAGTTGAAGGATACGAAGCTTCGCTAGAGAAAGCATTAGAAATATTACCAACGTTAGTTTGTTACGAAATAAAAGATTATAGAGATGAAAAAGCAGTAAAAGTTGGAATTAAAACATCTGTTATGAGTAAACAATATGGAAATGAAGATCATCTTGCTTCTCTTATAACGCAAGCTTGTGTATCAATTTTACCAGAGAAAACTACTTTCAATGTAGACAATGTACGTGTCTGTAAAATACTTGGAAGTGGCTTGTCTAGTTCTGAAGTTGTACAGGGAATGGTATTTAAACGACAAGTTGAAGGGGACATTATAAAAAAGGATAATGCCAAAATTGCTGTTTATACCTGTGCTGTAGACATTGTGCAAACTGAAACAAAAGGAACAGTATTGATAAAATCAGCCGATGAATTGATGAAATTTTCTCGAGGAGAGGAATCCCTACTAGAAACTCAAATGAAAACAATTGCTGACAGTGGAGTCAGTGTGATTGTTTCAGGAGGAAAGTTTGGTGATATGGCTTTACATTATATgaacaaatataatttaatggCTGTTCGTATACCCAGCAAATTTGATATTAGAAGACTGTGTAAAACTGTTGGTGCTACTGCACTTCCAAAACTG atTCCACCATCGAAAGAAGAATTGGGATATGCAGATTCTGTATGTATTGATGAAATAGGAGACACCATGATAGTAAAGTTTGTATTAAATGACAAAGAGAGCCGTGTTAGTACTATAATTGTTAGAGGATCCACTGAAAATTACATAGATGATATTGAACGTGCTATCGACGATGGTGTTAATACATTCAAAGGATTAACAAGAGATGGAAGATTTCTTCCTGGTGCAGGTGCTACTGAAATTGAACTAGCTTCACAACTTATTACGTATGCGGATACTTTACCAGGTTTAGAACAATATGCGGCACGTAGATTTGCAACTGCTTTAGAAGTATTTCCAAAAACCATAGCTGAGAATAGTGGATGTCATGCTTCCGAACTTTTATCAAAACTCTATGCTGCACATAAGGAAGGCAAAAAGACTTATGGTTTTGATATTGAC CATAAGGGAGCAGCTCTTCTTGATACAACTGAAGCTGAAATTTTAGACTTATACCTAACAAAAGAGTGGGGTTTAAAATATGCTGTTGGTGTTGCATGTACTATTATTAAAATCGATGAAATTATTATGGCAAAACGTGCTGGAGGACCAAAAGTACCAGGTGGAGGTGTGCGTGATGACGACGAGTGA